A region of Saccharococcus thermophilus DNA encodes the following proteins:
- a CDS encoding alpha/beta fold hydrolase, with the protein MQNAITLTHRGMTLRGMEHIPEKALGEKIPAVILFHGFTGTKLEPHRLFLKISRALEKKGIASFRFDFLGSGESDGDFEDMTISKEIEEAHAIVDFVKRDESIDPSRIYLLGLSMGGLVASVVAGERPNDVAKLILMAPAGNMYELIAETIRQGNIDVIAPYFDHGGNLVGHAFLEDLQTINVFERAKPYDGPVLLIHGTKDDVVPYRVSHLYEQLCYGNRATVHLIEGANHTFDAHRWETEVIKTILEFVS; encoded by the coding sequence GTGCAAAACGCGATTACATTGACTCATCGAGGCATGACATTGCGCGGGATGGAGCATATCCCGGAAAAAGCGCTTGGTGAAAAGATCCCTGCGGTTATTTTGTTTCACGGATTTACCGGCACGAAACTAGAACCGCACCGTTTATTTTTAAAAATATCGCGCGCGCTGGAGAAGAAAGGAATTGCCAGTTTTCGCTTCGACTTTTTGGGCAGCGGGGAAAGCGACGGCGATTTTGAAGACATGACCATATCAAAAGAAATAGAGGAAGCGCATGCGATTGTCGACTTTGTCAAACGCGATGAGAGCATTGACCCATCGCGCATTTACTTGCTCGGCCTCAGCATGGGTGGACTGGTCGCCAGCGTCGTTGCCGGCGAAAGGCCGAACGATGTCGCCAAATTAATTCTTATGGCGCCGGCGGGAAACATGTACGAGCTGATTGCGGAGACGATTCGGCAAGGGAATATCGATGTGATCGCTCCGTATTTTGATCACGGAGGCAACTTAGTCGGACACGCGTTTTTGGAGGATTTACAAACGATCAACGTATTTGAGCGTGCCAAGCCGTACGACGGCCCTGTGCTGTTGATTCATGGAACGAAAGATGATGTCGTACCGTACCGCGTCAGCCATCTGTATGAGCAATTATGCTACGGCAATCGCGCCACCGTCCATTTGATTGAAGGAGCCAACCATACGTTTGACGCACATCGCTGGGAAACGGAAGTGATTAAGACGATTCTCGAGTTTGTTTCTTAA
- a CDS encoding DNA alkylation repair protein yields MEPMLCPNCKTNRTRFHLIEQQPKAVKLHPQTGEIEREYTNETLEPFHLPYRGPSYRVQCGTCGLIEDAEMFIQRAKSSQ; encoded by the coding sequence TTGGAACCGATGTTATGTCCGAACTGCAAAACGAACCGCACACGCTTTCACTTAATCGAGCAGCAGCCAAAAGCGGTAAAACTCCATCCGCAAACGGGTGAAATTGAACGAGAATACACAAACGAGACGTTAGAACCATTCCATCTTCCGTATCGCGGTCCAAGCTACCGCGTGCAGTGCGGCACATGTGGATTAATTGAGGATGCCGAGATGTTCATTCAACGTGCGAAATCTTCACAATGA
- a CDS encoding DUF6154 family protein, giving the protein MKFVDELYEYYKNRLTGDEEDAEVMTMSILEELDRNDLLQLIQEMADEELMGMVGLYILESLKAKMAQDGIGQTKLRDMPIVH; this is encoded by the coding sequence ATGAAATTTGTTGACGAGCTATATGAGTACTATAAAAACCGGCTCACAGGCGATGAAGAAGATGCAGAAGTGATGACGATGTCGATTTTGGAAGAGCTTGACCGCAACGATTTGCTGCAGCTCATTCAAGAAATGGCCGATGAGGAATTAATGGGGATGGTGGGGCTTTACATTCTCGAAAGTCTAAAAGCGAAAATGGCGCAGGATGGAATCGGACAAACAAAACTACGCGATATGCCAATCGTTCATTGA
- the ilvA gene encoding threonine ammonia-lyase, with protein MLTLNDVLEAREKMKGIVHQTPLEHSQTFSNLSGNNVYMKLENLQKTGSFKVRGSFNKIMSLTEEERKRGVIAASAGNHAQGVAYSSSMIGIPCTIVMPKGAPLSKVEATKGYGAEVILYGDVFDESLEYAFELQRQRGATFVHPFDDLAVMAGQGTIGLEILEQLPDADIVLCPVGGGGLLAGLAFTLKQLKPSIQVYGVESSACPGMTAALRHKKPVTITSSDTIADGIAVKKPGNITYKYIEKYVDGVVCVEEAEISRTMLYLLERNKLLVEGSAACPLAALLYQKLPFAGKKVVAILSGGNVDVTLISRIIERGLVESGRFVTFTTVISDKPGQLNKLLRIIAELEANVMSIHHQRIGAKVLPGQAEIHFSLETKNEEHIHQIHQVLLKEGYDVEFFR; from the coding sequence ATGCTAACGTTAAATGATGTGTTAGAAGCAAGAGAGAAAATGAAAGGAATTGTTCATCAAACCCCGCTCGAGCATTCGCAAACGTTTAGCAATTTATCCGGCAATAATGTGTATATGAAATTGGAAAACTTGCAAAAAACCGGTTCGTTTAAAGTGCGAGGCTCGTTTAATAAAATTATGTCGTTGACAGAAGAAGAACGAAAACGCGGGGTGATTGCCGCATCGGCAGGGAATCATGCCCAAGGGGTCGCCTACTCCAGCAGCATGATCGGCATCCCGTGCACGATCGTCATGCCGAAAGGAGCGCCGTTAAGCAAAGTAGAAGCAACAAAAGGATATGGAGCGGAAGTTATTTTATATGGCGACGTTTTTGATGAGTCGCTTGAGTATGCGTTTGAATTGCAGCGGCAGAGAGGGGCGACGTTTGTTCATCCGTTTGATGATTTAGCGGTCATGGCAGGACAAGGCACGATCGGCTTGGAAATTCTCGAGCAGCTTCCGGATGCCGATATTGTTCTATGCCCGGTTGGCGGCGGCGGTTTGCTTGCTGGTTTGGCGTTTACGTTAAAACAGCTAAAACCGTCAATCCAAGTGTATGGCGTCGAATCATCGGCCTGTCCGGGAATGACGGCGGCCCTTCGCCATAAAAAGCCGGTAACGATTACTTCCTCTGATACGATTGCCGATGGGATTGCGGTGAAGAAGCCAGGAAATATCACGTATAAATATATTGAAAAATATGTCGATGGCGTCGTTTGCGTGGAAGAAGCGGAAATTTCGCGGACAATGTTATATTTATTGGAGCGGAACAAGCTGTTAGTCGAGGGATCGGCGGCGTGCCCGCTGGCGGCGCTGTTGTATCAAAAGTTGCCGTTTGCTGGAAAAAAAGTCGTTGCCATATTAAGCGGAGGCAATGTCGATGTCACCCTTATTTCGCGCATTATTGAGCGCGGGCTCGTTGAATCCGGTCGTTTTGTCACGTTTACGACCGTCATTTCTGATAAGCCGGGCCAGCTCAATAAGCTGTTGCGGATTATCGCCGAGTTGGAAGCAAATGTCATGTCGATTCACCATCAGCGCATCGGGGCGAAAGTATTGCCGGGTCAGGCGGAAATTCATTTTTCGCTCGAAACGAAAAACGAAGAGCATATTCATCAAATTCACCAAGTGCTGTTAAAAGAAGGATACGATGTCGAGTTTTTTCGATAA
- a CDS encoding MDR family MFS transporter — MRNVLALHPISLHIIIGTLFARTASFMTIPFLSIYLTKVKGISPVEAGAIIGISSFVSLFAGFIGGHLSDRFGRKRVMLVSIWLWVLVFIGFAVADHVALFFLCNAFNGICRSFFEPSSRALLSDLTDQKKKLLVFNLRYAAINVGAAVGPLLGLKMGSASSTSAFWLTATIYMLYGASLLFLFRRYGDSRAVSAHPSKERVTLRSACNVLAHDKIFLLAMIGMILGTAGYSQFNSTIPQYLSSAPQFQNGVELFSYLIVVNAVSVLVMQYPISRIGKYFSPIVSIMSGTVTVGCGLFLFGFVDEPMLLVAAMVVFTMGEVMMFTMGDLFIDQIAKPNMKGLYFGAMGFTAIGNAFGPTLGGCFISLFGVSHGIYIFGLLALLSVLGFPFLLYAFHLMKGKKRYMQYSL; from the coding sequence ATGCGAAACGTTCTTGCATTACATCCAATCAGCTTACATATTATCATCGGCACGCTGTTTGCGAGGACAGCGTCGTTTATGACGATTCCGTTTTTGTCGATTTATTTAACCAAGGTAAAAGGAATCAGTCCTGTGGAGGCTGGGGCAATTATTGGGATTAGCTCCTTTGTTAGTTTATTTGCCGGCTTTATCGGGGGACATTTATCCGATCGGTTTGGGAGAAAGCGGGTGATGCTTGTTTCCATTTGGCTATGGGTGCTTGTGTTTATCGGTTTTGCCGTGGCTGATCATGTTGCCCTCTTTTTTCTTTGCAACGCATTTAACGGTATATGCCGTTCTTTTTTTGAACCTTCTTCGCGGGCGTTATTATCCGATTTAACCGACCAAAAGAAAAAATTGCTTGTGTTTAATCTGCGTTATGCAGCGATTAACGTCGGCGCCGCTGTCGGCCCGCTGCTCGGCTTAAAAATGGGGAGCGCTTCTTCCACTTCGGCGTTTTGGCTTACAGCTACGATTTATATGCTGTACGGGGCATCACTATTGTTTTTGTTCCGCCGCTACGGAGATTCTCGAGCCGTTTCTGCGCATCCATCGAAGGAACGCGTTACGTTGCGAAGCGCGTGCAACGTGCTCGCACATGATAAAATCTTTTTATTAGCCATGATTGGCATGATTTTAGGAACCGCAGGTTATTCACAATTTAATTCGACGATTCCGCAATACTTATCGAGCGCACCACAGTTTCAAAACGGGGTTGAGCTATTTTCATATTTAATCGTTGTTAACGCTGTTTCCGTATTAGTCATGCAGTACCCGATCTCGCGAATCGGGAAATATTTTTCTCCGATTGTATCGATTATGTCAGGAACGGTGACAGTGGGTTGCGGCTTGTTTTTGTTTGGGTTTGTCGATGAGCCCATGCTTCTTGTTGCGGCGATGGTTGTCTTTACAATGGGCGAAGTGATGATGTTTACCATGGGGGATTTATTTATTGATCAAATCGCTAAACCGAATATGAAAGGTTTATATTTTGGGGCAATGGGATTTACAGCGATTGGAAATGCATTTGGACCAACATTAGGGGGATGTTTCATTTCTTTGTTTGGTGTGTCACATGGAATCTACATTTTTGGCTTGCTGGCACTTTTAAGCGTTCTAGGATTTCCGTTTCTTTTATATGCTTTTCACTTAATGAAGGGAAAAAAACGCTATATGCAGTATAGTTTGTAG
- a CDS encoding alanyl-tRNA editing protein: MTEKLYYTSPTTSEWTTTITSAEKDGDTYLVTLAETAFYPEGGGQPFDNGVIAGIPVLEVFEKNEEVYHRLPSLPSASTVRCQIDMARRLDHTQQHSGQHLLSAVCIELFDAHTVGFHMGSEVVTIDLNVPSLSEEALTSIENRANEIIYANIPVETYYVTKEEAHQLPFRKLPEIEGDIRVVEIKGVDVSACCGTHVSRTGEIGMIKLLRTERHRGMTRLSFVCGKRALTDYQLSHRVVTAASLRLGTNRDMLLDVLGKWEAEKKEMQKRLEQYKEILFAIEAENAAQQAKQEQVVVRVYEQYTLKDIQTIAGIIANRYEKTAVLATTLEQRIAIAKAPSHLLHAGKWLKEMLASSSGKGGGNERQAQAVFPSTEEMQKFLRLLQDDIKKGSARD, encoded by the coding sequence TTGACGGAAAAATTGTATTACACTTCCCCGACGACTAGCGAATGGACAACAACGATCACAAGTGCGGAAAAAGACGGAGATACATACCTTGTCACATTGGCGGAAACGGCGTTCTATCCCGAAGGCGGCGGACAGCCTTTCGACAACGGAGTGATCGCAGGTATCCCCGTGCTTGAAGTGTTCGAAAAAAATGAAGAAGTATATCATCGTCTTCCTTCCCTTCCTTCTGCATCAACTGTTCGTTGCCAAATTGATATGGCGCGGCGTCTCGACCATACCCAGCAGCATAGTGGCCAGCATTTATTGTCCGCCGTGTGCATCGAACTGTTTGACGCGCATACCGTCGGATTTCATATGGGCAGTGAAGTCGTAACAATCGATTTAAACGTCCCGTCTTTATCGGAAGAGGCGCTTACGTCCATCGAAAACCGCGCCAATGAAATCATTTATGCCAATATCCCTGTCGAAACCTATTACGTAACAAAAGAAGAAGCTCACCAGCTTCCGTTTCGCAAGCTTCCTGAGATTGAAGGAGATATCCGCGTTGTCGAAATAAAAGGGGTTGATGTTTCCGCTTGCTGCGGCACGCATGTATCGCGGACCGGGGAAATCGGCATGATAAAGCTACTAAGAACGGAACGCCATCGCGGAATGACGCGCCTTTCGTTTGTTTGCGGCAAACGCGCGCTTACCGACTACCAGCTGTCCCATCGCGTCGTGACTGCCGCTTCTTTGCGGCTGGGAACAAATCGGGATATGCTGCTTGACGTTCTCGGCAAATGGGAAGCGGAAAAGAAAGAGATGCAAAAACGGCTTGAACAATATAAGGAGATCCTATTTGCAATAGAGGCGGAAAACGCCGCTCAACAGGCAAAGCAAGAACAAGTCGTCGTGCGTGTTTATGAACAATATACCTTGAAGGACATACAAACAATCGCTGGCATCATCGCCAACCGCTATGAAAAAACAGCGGTGCTCGCTACAACATTAGAGCAACGCATCGCAATCGCCAAAGCGCCTTCCCATTTGCTCCATGCCGGAAAGTGGCTGAAGGAAATGCTGGCCTCCTCAAGCGGAAAAGGCGGCGGAAACGAGCGACAGGCACAGGCCGTTTTTCCATCCACAGAAGAGATGCAGAAATTTCTCCGTTTATTGCAAGACGATATCAAAAAGGGGAGCGCCCGTGATTGA
- a CDS encoding two-component system sensor histidine kinase NtrB, with protein MDDLSYEHLKQRIAELEQQIQFYQNFIKKIPFPFVFTDYKTGMKLEKSCGKSTPIIKPIPASPAKEAEFQWDIDFYRDIPFEKVEKFLTPILDLVPHHIVFVDGNGIITLCNLQAANDTGVDRDAIIGKHIRELLQLPDELIVTLQSIEKKEPIYNQEVLDRFYGIINTRIIYHDDGSIKRVISVFQSLNMMKENEKLAVAGRIAAGIAHEIRNPLTTVRGYLQFLKSDLPDRIISLIDRLLIPELDRANSIITDFLSIAKPADIKMEKIKINKFIREDVGMLLQSEALLNNVNVYFDLDDQLDRCEINGDKNQLLQVFLNLFRNAVEAKIKKTMNVTISSKRSNNMVQIQFCDDGPGIPPSVIDHIFDPFFSTKETGTGLGLSLSRKIIELHKGTIKVQSDDKGTCFLIELPIGEKKLSV; from the coding sequence ATGGACGATTTATCGTACGAACACCTGAAACAGCGCATAGCGGAATTAGAACAGCAAATACAATTTTACCAAAATTTTATTAAAAAAATTCCATTTCCATTCGTTTTCACCGATTACAAAACAGGAATGAAATTAGAAAAAAGCTGCGGAAAATCGACGCCGATCATAAAGCCGATCCCTGCATCGCCGGCAAAAGAGGCCGAATTTCAATGGGATATCGATTTTTATCGCGACATACCTTTTGAGAAAGTTGAAAAATTTTTAACGCCCATTCTTGACCTTGTTCCTCATCATATTGTGTTTGTTGATGGCAATGGCATTATTACGCTTTGTAACTTGCAAGCCGCCAACGACACCGGTGTGGACCGCGATGCGATCATTGGAAAACATATCCGCGAATTGTTGCAGCTACCCGATGAGCTGATTGTGACGCTGCAGTCCATTGAGAAAAAAGAACCCATCTATAACCAGGAAGTACTAGATCGCTTTTATGGCATCATTAATACGCGCATTATTTATCATGATGACGGCTCGATCAAACGGGTCATCAGCGTGTTCCAATCGTTGAATATGATGAAAGAAAACGAAAAACTTGCCGTCGCCGGCCGCATCGCCGCAGGAATTGCTCATGAAATTCGCAATCCGCTGACAACGGTTCGCGGCTATTTGCAATTTTTGAAAAGCGATCTTCCCGATCGAATTATTTCGCTGATCGATCGCCTGCTTATTCCCGAGCTGGATCGCGCCAACAGCATTATTACTGATTTCTTAAGCATCGCAAAGCCGGCGGATATAAAAATGGAAAAAATTAAAATCAACAAATTTATTCGTGAAGACGTCGGAATGCTGTTGCAGAGTGAAGCGCTGCTAAATAATGTAAATGTTTATTTTGATTTAGATGACCAGCTAGATCGATGCGAAATAAACGGCGATAAAAATCAGTTGTTGCAAGTGTTTCTGAATTTATTCCGCAATGCAGTCGAAGCAAAAATAAAAAAGACGATGAATGTCACGATTTCTAGCAAAAGATCCAACAACATGGTGCAAATTCAATTTTGCGATGACGGACCGGGCATACCGCCGTCAGTGATTGACCATATTTTTGATCCGTTTTTCTCGACAAAAGAAACAGGCACCGGCCTTGGGCTTTCACTATCGCGAAAAATCATCGAACTTCACAAAGGGACGATAAAAGTGCAAAGTGACGACAAAGGTACATGTTTTCTTATTGAGCTTCCCATTGGCGAAAAAAAGCTGTCCGTATAA
- a CDS encoding MATE family efflux transporter — protein MQQTMTYKEKIVQLLHIFLPVFITQVGQYAMNFADVTMSGHASSKDLAGVAIGSSLWVPVFTGMSGILLALTPIVSQHLGAKRHERIPHAVIQAMYLAAAIALFIIAIGAIFLHPILDHMDLDSKVQRVAFHYLTALSFGIAPLFLYYVLRCFIDALGQTKITMLITLTALPINILFNYLLIYGQYGFPKLGGVGTGYATAITYWYCFFIAVIIVRKFQRFSRYRLFARFYPLSFTAWKELLKIGVPIGFAIFFETSIFAAVTLLMSEFSTTTIAAHQSAMNFASFLYMIPLSISTALTIAVGFEVGANRYQDAKQYSYLGIGMAVATAAATSLLLYFFRADIARIYTNEPDVLALTAQFLLYAIFFQFSDAVAAPIQGALRGYKDVNATFWAAFVAYWGIGLPLGYTLANFTSLGAFGYWIGLISGLAAGAIFLFFRLLSIQRRYGYRNEQG, from the coding sequence ATGCAGCAAACGATGACGTATAAAGAGAAAATCGTTCAATTGCTACATATTTTCCTTCCCGTATTCATCACCCAAGTCGGCCAATATGCGATGAATTTTGCCGATGTCACCATGTCTGGTCATGCCAGCTCAAAAGATTTGGCAGGAGTCGCGATTGGATCCAGCTTATGGGTTCCGGTCTTTACCGGAATGAGCGGCATTTTGCTGGCGCTAACTCCCATCGTTTCCCAGCATCTAGGAGCAAAGCGGCATGAACGAATTCCCCACGCGGTTATCCAAGCGATGTATTTAGCAGCCGCGATCGCCCTTTTTATCATTGCCATAGGCGCCATCTTTTTGCATCCGATTTTGGACCATATGGACCTAGACAGCAAGGTGCAGCGCGTCGCTTTCCACTATTTAACGGCCCTTTCCTTTGGCATCGCTCCGCTCTTTCTTTACTATGTTTTGCGCTGCTTTATCGATGCGCTTGGGCAGACGAAAATAACGATGTTGATCACCTTAACGGCGCTGCCGATCAATATTTTGTTCAACTACTTGCTTATTTACGGCCAATACGGATTTCCAAAGCTCGGCGGCGTCGGTACCGGCTATGCGACCGCCATTACCTACTGGTATTGCTTTTTTATCGCCGTTATTATTGTCCGAAAGTTTCAGCGTTTTTCCCGCTACCGACTGTTTGCGCGTTTTTATCCTCTCTCTTTCACCGCGTGGAAAGAACTTTTGAAAATTGGGGTGCCGATTGGTTTTGCGATTTTTTTTGAAACGAGCATTTTCGCCGCCGTTACGTTGCTGATGAGCGAATTTAGCACGACAACGATCGCTGCCCATCAAAGCGCCATGAATTTTGCTTCGTTTCTATATATGATCCCGCTCAGCATTTCGACCGCTTTGACCATTGCCGTCGGCTTTGAAGTCGGGGCGAATCGCTATCAAGATGCAAAGCAATACAGCTATCTTGGCATCGGCATGGCGGTAGCGACAGCTGCCGCAACATCGCTTTTGCTTTATTTTTTCCGCGCCGATATCGCCCGTATTTATACGAATGAACCTGATGTTTTGGCGCTGACGGCACAGTTTTTATTGTATGCGATTTTCTTTCAGTTTTCCGATGCGGTCGCCGCTCCCATCCAAGGAGCGCTTCGGGGCTACAAAGATGTTAATGCCACGTTTTGGGCCGCCTTCGTCGCCTACTGGGGCATTGGGCTTCCGCTCGGTTACACGCTTGCCAACTTTACTTCTCTAGGAGCGTTTGGCTACTGGATCGGGCTGATTTCAGGGCTGGCTGCTGGCGCCATATTTCTCTTTTTCCGCCTTCTTTCTATCCAGCGCCGCTACGGATATAGAAATGAACAAGGCTGA
- a CDS encoding putative peptidoglycan binding domain-containing protein, which yields MKGEVKEEFVRHLSRFGYFQQMDEGDIHTENLEERELEKGKIDRGIWEYTKKQR from the coding sequence GTGAAAGGAGAAGTAAAGGAGGAGTTCGTTCGTCATCTCTCCCGCTTCGGTTATTTTCAACAGATGGACGAAGGGGATATACATACGGAAAATTTGGAGGAACGGGAATTGGAAAAAGGGAAAATCGACCGCGGAATATGGGAATATACGAAAAAGCAGCGTTAA
- a CDS encoding YjcZ family sporulation protein — translation MPFGLYGFGGGPWGGCGWGGGFGYGGFGYGRGSSFVLIVVLFILLIIVGATWC, via the coding sequence ATGCCATTTGGTTTATACGGCTTTGGCGGCGGCCCTTGGGGCGGCTGCGGCTGGGGCGGTGGCTTTGGCTACGGCGGCTTCGGCTATGGCCGTGGTTCTAGTTTCGTGCTGATCGTTGTCTTGTTCATCTTGCTCATCATTGTCGGAGCAACATGGTGCTAA
- a CDS encoding YjcZ family sporulation protein, with translation MGAAYGGGFALVVVLFILLIIVGCACIGGWMY, from the coding sequence GTGGGTGCAGCTTACGGTGGCGGATTTGCGTTAGTCGTTGTCTTGTTCATCTTGTTAATTATTGTCGGATGTGCGTGTATTGGTGGCTGGATGTACTAA
- the rarD gene encoding EamA family transporter RarD, whose amino-acid sequence MNQSHEEKIGIIYTAFSYLLWGILPLYWKLLETRPALEILAHRITWSFLFMIGLLSATRQLKTWRHQLFAICRQPKLMGGIGAAAILISANWFIYIWAVNHGHIVETSLGYYINPLVSVVLGMIVLKERLNVWQWISFALACLGVCIMTFQYGTFPWIALSLAFSFGFYGLVKKLASFDSAIGLTLETMAVTPFSFIYLLVLYSHVPSLLSSMTVWQGLLLLGAGPATAVPLLYFAKGAKLISMTMLGFLQYIAPTISLLLGVFLFHEAFTKTHMYAFSCIWGALILFSFAKTKRMQWLRDKWMKRNSLEV is encoded by the coding sequence GTGAACCAGTCACACGAAGAAAAAATCGGGATCATCTATACGGCGTTTTCGTATTTGTTATGGGGCATACTGCCTCTGTATTGGAAACTGTTAGAAACGCGTCCGGCGCTGGAAATATTAGCGCACCGCATCACTTGGTCGTTTTTGTTTATGATTGGACTGCTGTCGGCTACCCGGCAGCTGAAAACGTGGCGACATCAGCTGTTCGCCATTTGCAGGCAGCCAAAGTTAATGGGGGGAATCGGCGCAGCTGCCATTTTAATTAGCGCAAACTGGTTTATATACATATGGGCCGTCAATCACGGCCATATTGTCGAAACGAGTTTAGGCTATTATATTAACCCGCTCGTGAGCGTTGTGCTGGGAATGATCGTGTTAAAAGAGCGGCTTAACGTATGGCAGTGGATTTCTTTTGCGCTCGCCTGCCTCGGAGTCTGTATCATGACCTTTCAATACGGAACATTCCCGTGGATTGCGCTGTCGCTTGCCTTTTCATTCGGATTTTACGGACTGGTAAAAAAATTGGCAAGCTTTGATTCTGCCATTGGTTTGACGCTCGAGACGATGGCGGTGACACCATTTTCCTTCATTTATCTTCTCGTTTTGTATAGCCACGTTCCTTCTTTGTTATCATCGATGACGGTTTGGCAGGGGTTATTGCTGCTTGGGGCCGGTCCGGCCACCGCCGTCCCGCTTCTATATTTTGCCAAAGGGGCTAAATTAATTTCCATGACCATGCTAGGGTTTTTGCAATACATTGCCCCGACGATCAGCTTGCTGCTTGGCGTGTTTTTGTTTCATGAGGCGTTTACGAAAACGCACATGTATGCGTTTAGCTGCATTTGGGGGGCGCTTATCCTTTTTTCTTTCGCTAAAACAAAACGAATGCAATGGCTGCGTGACAAATGGATGAAACGGAATTCACTCGAAGTGTAA
- a CDS encoding YjcZ family sporulation protein, giving the protein MWGYDGCMPYYGYGYGGHRYGYGFSFALIVVLFILLIIVLAAIR; this is encoded by the coding sequence ATGTGGGGCTATGACGGATGCATGCCTTACTATGGCTACGGATACGGAGGACATCGCTATGGCTACGGCTTTTCCTTTGCATTAATCGTCGTGCTGTTTATTTTGCTGATCATCGTGCTAGCGGCAATTAGATAA
- a CDS encoding YjcZ family sporulation protein, giving the protein MSGIFDSGFTVIVVLFILLIIVSCACVIHY; this is encoded by the coding sequence ATGAGCGGCATATTCGACAGTGGTTTTACGGTTATTGTCGTACTGTTTATTTTGTTAATTATTGTTAGTTGTGCATGTGTCATTCATTATTGA